The window TGTTTCAGTGTGTGTCTCTGTTAGCAACAGAAAGCAGTAATTCTTTAATGTACAAAGAAATATTTACCAATATGATCAGCATAGATAACGATTTTCACTTCTGATTTGTACGTTACGTAGAAAAGGAACATTTAACCTGAATGCTTATTCTCTTACTTATTGAGCCAAATAGTTCCTTTTGTCGTTTAATAAGCAACTACGTTCACCAGTTTGCTATTAATGAAGGTCAAGGGTTAAACTAGTTGTTTGCAAATATATTCTCTTTGACGATGActtattattagtttattattaTCAATCAACATTCAACATCTTTGCATAGGGATTAAGTTTTGTCTAAAACTATTGCAGGATCCTGCTTAAATTCattgaatgtttaaagtttaaaattttaagggCTGTGTTGTAATGAGTTAGTGCTTGAACTTCATTCTTCCCAGCCTCATGGAGAAGGAGGCTTCAGCTAAGGAAGATATCACAAGTTCTGGAAATTCTCAAGATTTGGACAAAGATACACTTGCTCTTTGTAAAGATCTGGGTGAACCATCAAAGGAGACGACAACTCTGAGCATCAGCACTGGTGGTCCCAAGTTAGACGAGGATGGTGGAGAAGATGTACTAGTTGATAAGATGGCCAGGAGTGGGGATGTGAAGTCTAAAGATGGgggaaaaaaattagacaataatCCAAGTCACAGGGACATAGGTGAGAAGATCGATGAGAGTAGGGATTTGGAatcaaaaattcaagaaaaagaattaGACTCTGATCATAAGGTGGAGTCCGAAAAACAAGAAGCAAAAACGCACAATGATGGTTTACAGAATAACTTGGGTAGGAAGGCGGATGAAAGTAAGGGTTTGGAGTCCAAAACTCAGGAGGAGACAAATCAAACCACAGATGAAATTCTTGGTGAGGAGGAAGAGCAAGAGCCGGTGTTTGATGGAACAGAGATTCCTGGGATGGCAGCTAACAGAAGTATGTCCACTCGTTCTTTAGATCTTGATTCAGAGAACCAGGGGGTAGTTGAAAAGGCAGTGGCGCTTAAAAACCTTGTTAAGGTTAAAGGTGTAGTTGCAGTCTCCACATTTCTGCGTCGCCTTTCTGGCAAAAGAGATGAAGATGGTGATGCAGAAAACAAAGCTGCACAGAGGGAGGAAGTCACTGAAGGACCAGCACAAGCTATAGCCATAAAAGGAAGAATTATTCTGTTCACAAGATTAGGATGCCAGGACTGCAAAGAGGCTAGGTTATTTTTGTATAGGAAGAAGCTCAGATATGTAGAGATCAATATTGATGTATATCCCAGCAGAAAGCTTGAGTTAGAGAAATTTGCTGGGTCTTCTGCTGTTCCAAAGGTTTTCTTCAATGAAATCCTTATTGGAGGCTTGAGTGAGCTAAAGGGCTTGGATGAGTCTGGAAAGCTTGATGAGAAGATTGAATATCTGATTAGTGAAGCACCGTCATGTGAAGCTCCTTTGCCGCCACTTTCGGGTGAAGACGATCTGTCCAGTAGTGGAGCTATTGATGAACTAGCTTTAATTGcccagaaaatgaaagaatttGTTGACGTGAAGGATCGTTTTCATAAAATGCGCAGGTTCACAAACTGTTTTTCAGGTTCAGAAGCAGTGGATTTCTTATCAGAGGATCAGTATCTGGAAAGGGAAGAGGTTTgctattttcattttcttttcttttttaaaattttggaaagCAAGTTGAACTTTTTGAGTGGTCATAGGAATTCCACCTTTTAGTGGGCTAGATCACTTTACATTGTCCTAAGGGGTTACAGGGCATCCTTTTCTAAAATTTGTTGGTCTTGATTCATGAATCTACATTTGGATTATCTCATATGGACGAAATTGTTTCATCAAGTGTGCTGTATTTACTACGTATGCAAAATCGATTTCTAGTTAAGGTTATCGTTGTTAActcttctcttttccttttggtttgTGTTATGATGCAGGCTATTGAATTTGGGAGAAAGCTTGCAAGCAAACTTTTTATTCAGAATGTTCTTGAGTGAGTCGCTTGAAGTTTTCCTTGAAGTGTCTTTATATTCTCTTTCACTTGGTTTTATTGCTAGGAAACTCTGAGTGGAAAGTAGTTCAAAAGAAAGTACTCAAGCAAAATTACATTTGATATACAAGAGGAGATTTTAGAAAAATGAGATCTGAGCTGTCCATGATTCATTGTCCTGTTAAAGGCTACAGTTAGTGGTTGGAtgacatattttattttttttccatagTCGGATGACTTATTTATTAAACAATTAAACGAGTGAAGTATTAGTGgacaatttcaatttttgatttTCATGTCAGACCAACTTGTTTCACATATATTATTCCATTGTTGACATATTTTCTTCTGTTTGTTCTCAACAATGCTTTTATGTTGCTCTAGGGAAAATCTATTTGAGGATGGGAACCACCTATATCGGTTCTTGGATGATGATCCAATTGTTTCTCAATGTCAGAACATTCCGAGGGGTATAATTGATGTAAAGCCAAAACCCATCCTAGAAATTGCATCAAGGTTGAGGTTTTTATCTTTTGCAATTCTTGAGGCCTATGTGTCAGAGGATGGAAAACATGTTGATTACAGAAGTATCCATGGAAGTGAGGAATTTGCAAGgtttcacttttcttttctcttttgtttttgtcaaataatttttagcTGGAAAAAGTATTTTGGTATCTCAATAAACTGTTTTTGATTTTATATCCAACACATTGTTAACGGTAATATCTTTGTAGATATCTGAGAATAGTAGAAGAGCTTCAAAGAGTGGAAGTGAAGGATATGAAGAGGGAGGAGAGACTTGCTTTCTTTATAAATCTCTACAATATGATGGCCATCCATGCAATATTGGTATGGGGTCATCCAACTGGAGCAGTAGAACGAAAGAGGTTGTTTGGAGACTTCAAATATGTTGTTGGTGGGTCCACATACTCACTTTCAGCTATTCAAAATGGCATTTTACGGGGAAACCAGCGACCACCATACAACCTCATGAAGCCATTTGGTGCAAAAGATAAGCGTTCATTGGTAAGATGATAATAATATTCTTCAGTATTTACATGGCATAAACTTTTACTTGGCCACAGCAGTCATGTATGTGTTCATCAgtgtattaaaagcgtgaggtGTGGGCGAGGCGTCCGAGGGATAGCCTGGCCTAGGAGTGAGGCAAAGCCTTAcgggacctaaattttttaatatatacactgagTGTAcacattatattaaaaaaaagaagattatttatcaataatcaccctgagcacacacatatattataaatatatatacaccagtgtattaaaagcgtgaggcgtgGGCAAGGCGTCTGAGGGAAAGCCTGGCCTAGGCCGCCTCAcgaacctaaattttttaatatagcgtacacatatattatattaaagaaaaaagattattaaccaataaTTACTCtgagcacacacatatattataaatacacacacacacacatatatagacatatatatatatatatatatatatatatatatatatatatataatagaggatgaaaagcacaatgagcacacatataacaatgcacgcatacagcacacacatccattatataaaaaataaaaataagaaaaaaaggcaaagagacgatagtgcaaggaagaggtatgaggcaattaaaaccctacccaaaatttgggtttgggagtttaaaaaaaacaaagaaagcccTGAAGCGCGCCTTACGCTcactccctcaaaacagagGCGGCAACCCTCAAGCCCAGCCTCAGAGGGCGCCTAGGCACGCCTTAaggcgagccttttaaaacattgatatacacacatatatatacatatattttattttatatatatatatatatatatatatatatatatatatatatatatatatatattgaatagaggatgaaaagcacaGTGAGCATTgagcacacatataacaatgcacGTAGATAGCACACACCCATtatataaaaagataaaaagacaGAGAGGCgatagtgcaaggaagaggtatgagGCATCTAAAACCCttcccaaaatttgggtttgggagtacaaaaaaaaagaaaaataaagccaAACAGAGTCGCCTGGACGCCCTGAGGCGCGTCTCCATCACCTAGGCGGCTCCGGTGACGCCTTCCGCCTACTCCCTCAAAACAGAGGCGGCAACCCTCACGCCCAACCTCAGAGGACGCCTAGGCGCACCCTGAGGCGAGGCTTTTAAGACATTGGTATTCATGTAGTTTACATGATCAAAGAAATTTGGCATTCCCGTGTGTAGCATTTCAAATTTCTTTTGGCCATAACATTATAAAACTTGCCTGTCTGGTTTTCTAGTTTGAGAATAGGAGGATGATACACATTCTTTTCAAGTCATTAAAATCCAGAATTGCAATCTGCTACTAGGCAACTCTTATCTCTTAAGAGTTGAGTCTCTCTGTCATCAATTTATGCTACCTCATTTTTGTACCTTTCCGTATCAGGTGGCTCTTCCTTACCCAGAGCCTCTTATTCATTTTGCACTGGTTTGCGGTACTCGATCTGGCCCTGCTCTTCGATGTTATTCTCCTAGTGACATTGATAAAGAGTTGATGGAAGCAGCCCGTGATTTCTTAAGAAATGGAGgtctttttataaattttgattcGAAGGTTGCTTCAGCTAGTAAGATTCTTAAATGGTAAGCTGTTCTAAGCAAgtgttctaattttttatttcttcatttaGGGGTGGGGTTTTTCTGAGCACATTCTGTGGTTTTCTTATTTATCTTATATATAACAAATATAGGAACACGCACACTGTCTTTAATTTGGGGTTCTGAAACTTTCGAATAATTAACCTCTCTCGTCTAATAATACTCGTTAACGGTCAGGTTTAGCATAGATTTTGGCAAGAATGAGGTAGAGGTACTGAAGCACTCATCAAACTACCTTGATCCAGCTGTCTCGGAAGCTTTACTGGAGTTTCTTGCCGACTCTCAGTTGAAGGTGACGTACCAGCCTTATGACTGGGGTTTGAACTGCTAACGACGTTAGTATACCTTTCTCCCATACCATATACAACTTTAAATAGCTTCCTCTGTTTTCCAAAATATAGCATGAGAGAAGTGATGGATATGTACTTTCATTATTTCCATTTGTAGTTTGATAGACACACCAGATGCATTTTCCGATAAATAGTTTGGCGAGACGCATTGAAAATGTTCTTTTCTCATATACATGAAACATGATGGTTTGGCTTAAAATTACAACGATGTAGTCTTATGTCTTTTACCTTTTTACAatgtaatttgtttctttggtctTCTAATCATCAAATACATGACTATTGACTGTCTAATTGTACATTTGTGAGTCCTGAATATCGGTGTAGAATTCTAGTTCCAACATGTTCTTTACAATGGTTTCTTGGGAAATCTTGCATTCCTTGATTTTGGAAAAATATTGGGCTTCATGTGGAGTTGTAAGATTTCAAATTTAGGGAGTTTACTTGATGactgtttgataatcatttcgtttttaggttttatttattttttttaaagaggaaaacttgtttggtaattGTACGGTTTATGAAAagtgaattatttttttgagtttttaaaatttggcttcgttttggttttcaatttttttattttttatttttgaaaatgaaaattaaaatgattacTA of the Pyrus communis chromosome 1, drPyrComm1.1, whole genome shotgun sequence genome contains:
- the LOC137738708 gene encoding uncharacterized protein, whose amino-acid sequence is MEKEASAKEDITSSGNSQDLDKDTLALCKDLGEPSKETTTLSISTGGPKLDEDGGEDVLVDKMARSGDVKSKDGGKKLDNNPSHRDIGEKIDESRDLESKIQEKELDSDHKVESEKQEAKTHNDGLQNNLGRKADESKGLESKTQEETNQTTDEILGEEEEQEPVFDGTEIPGMAANRSMSTRSLDLDSENQGVVEKAVALKNLVKVKGVVAVSTFLRRLSGKRDEDGDAENKAAQREEVTEGPAQAIAIKGRIILFTRLGCQDCKEARLFLYRKKLRYVEINIDVYPSRKLELEKFAGSSAVPKVFFNEILIGGLSELKGLDESGKLDEKIEYLISEAPSCEAPLPPLSGEDDLSSSGAIDELALIAQKMKEFVDVKDRFHKMRRFTNCFSGSEAVDFLSEDQYLEREEAIEFGRKLASKLFIQNVLEENLFEDGNHLYRFLDDDPIVSQCQNIPRGIIDVKPKPILEIASRLRFLSFAILEAYVSEDGKHVDYRSIHGSEEFARYLRIVEELQRVEVKDMKREERLAFFINLYNMMAIHAILVWGHPTGAVERKRLFGDFKYVVGGSTYSLSAIQNGILRGNQRPPYNLMKPFGAKDKRSLVALPYPEPLIHFALVCGTRSGPALRCYSPSDIDKELMEAARDFLRNGGLFINFDSKVASASKILKWFSIDFGKNEVEVLKHSSNYLDPAVSEALLEFLADSQLKVTYQPYDWGLNC